The Vitis vinifera cultivar Pinot Noir 40024 chromosome 3, ASM3070453v1 region ttattaaataggaagacctaattattaaatgggttaaatGGGTGACACGACCTgttacctatttaataattaggtaaTATTTGGATTTATGTTTTTGACACGATTATTATTTGTGTCGGGTTTGGGTTGAGCTATGTAGTAGAATACCTAGGCTTTGACACGACACAAACACGATCCACTAACATGAACTGTCACCCCTACTTCCACCCCCTCATTATCTCTACCTCTCACCTTAAAACCTAAGATTGACCACACATCAACAAACTCGTCCCCCCTTTCCCTTCGCTCCTTCCTAGCTCTCTTTAAAAAACAACTAAGAGCCTCCACCACCAAAATAAGTAAGCAAATAAAAAGAGGATCATCTAGCCTCAACCCCTATAAACATTGAAAGAAGCCATGGGAGTACCATTAATGAGCACTAAGAACCTAGCTATAAAGATAAGATATACCACTTGATCAAACTAATCTACTTCtgaccaaaacccatttttcccATAACTCTAAGCAAGAAGTCCAAATTTACATGATCATAGACCTTTTCAATGTCGAGTTTGCATAAAACACCATTAAAGGAACTCTTCAACCATGAATCAATGGCTTTACTTGTGATAAATACAACATCCAAAATTTGCCTCCTCTCTAAAAAGGTGTTCTGAAAATTGGAAACCACTCTACTCATCACTTTCTCAAGCCTATTCACTAACACCTTTGCTAATTACTTAAACAAGCTTCCCACCAAACAAATAGGCCTAAAATCCTTTAAATATTCACTCCACTTTTAGGGATTAAGACCAAGAAAGTGGCTTTTAAActtcttttttaagaaaaaaaaaaaaaaaaaaccttcctcaaagaATTCCCCAAAACATCCCAACACTTACCTCTCCATGAAGTCCTAATAGTGCTACCAAAATGCCATATTAAATCTGTCTGGTTTAGGGGAGTTATCCTGCACAAAGCTAAAAGGGCAAATAAGCACCCTTCTCACTTCATATatcctttccttttttgtttttgataagtaaaatttcttattgccctttcaaaaatttgaacttggaacctcccaAATCCCCACCCCAATCCAGACCTCAAGGgtataattccaaaataactTACTAGCAATGACATCTGAATTCTCAGATAcatcattttttaaatgttcTTACAATTTTCTACTCCAAGATCCACCATATTACATTGCTCCATATGTTTTTGCTCCTTATTCAAAACATTTTGACCCTGCCTCAATAATTTGTAGCTTAGACCTCTCCCTTACCCTAGTTTCTTTAACAAAATAGTGTAGTCTACAACAGGTTTTTATCATGGGGTTCATTTTGCGAATATTTCCAAGGTAACTTCATCCATAAATATTATCTCAAAGAACAAGCTTCATTCTCGCATTTTGACATGCTAGACACCAGCAAATATGCCAGTAGAAGGCAGTGTCTGCATCTAATGATCTTTTCCTATAAAGGGGTCTCCTCTTGCTGGGAGTGCCCATGGGCCAGCTTCAAACTAAGCCAGCATATTGAACCTATAGGCATTGCTCATTCCACATAAAGTATTAATCCATCTTAATCTACAGCTCCAACAGTTATTGGTTATATTTCAACATTTTCGAAAAATGCACTCATAAATCTTATGATATGCTGTTTGCTGGTAAAATGGCATTTCATTTATAAAGCACATCGGCGGTCCTATTTGAAAtcgttttaatttaattaaaatggaaTGTAATGGCTTCACTCTAATCCATGTAATATTGAAACACCAGAactacttcaaaaaaaaatttagaattttaaaattaacaaaaaaagcTTAGGCAACTGAATAACCGCTTTAGATGAGAATTGATCAAAGccttaataagaaaattagttAAGCATACACTTGAGGAAGTTAATATGTTAAAAGGAGAGTTAATCTTGCTTTTAGAAGATAATCATTGAGTATAGATaacaagataaataaaaaataagtaaataaatttgcatACCTGATATTGCATCATTGCTTAGAATACTACAAATGATTCTACACATCAAAAGAAATTGGCTCCTTTCAAATGCCACAAAAggttaagaaaagaaaaataaaaaacctcaGTTCAAGCATCACTTATGAAAAGTGGATCTATTTTATTTCAATGTGGTGGATAGACTAATGCTAAGAAAATATCTTTAATACAAATATCAAGCaagattaatttcattcacctcccATCAGGTTTTGGCTAAATACACCTAGGCCCatagatttgaaatttcatcaaatacatGCTCTGTCctttttcatttgttatttcACCCACCTTCTCTCTCACTCAAAATAAGGGAGGCATTTGATGATATTTCAAACCAATAAGGGTCAAGTGTATTTAGCCAAAACCTTAGAGggggtgaatgaaattaacccacATTAAGCAAGCAAGAACATTCTCTTGTTAGAGTCTAAAACTTAAACAGTCAAAGCTACCACATTAGACCCCCCGAATGATCATCTAAAACCGCATCTTCTTTTTCCTGATTTTTtggggtgtgtgtgtgtgtgtgtatctTCACATCATACTTGTTACCTTATCTATCTTCAGactccaaatataaaaaaaatttcttgtttCGCTCCCCACATAACCACCTATCACCATCCTATGATCACTCGCTCTCACTCTTTCAACTCCTTGACCGCCCTCATACAATGTTCCCCAACTTTTCAAAACTTCACACACTTTGCTTCTTTTGAAGATATTTCTTGTTGTTTAGTATGCATATAGATTGTGTATTTCATCACACCCAGTTTCCATTAAACAAAAGGCAACCATAGTCTTTATGAGTAAAAATTATTGGTGTCTCTTTATGGATTTTGCCACACCCAGTTTTCATTAAACAAAAGGTATCAATAATGGCAGGATTCGAACCTGAGACTATGTGCCCCTTACTAGGACCACCCCTCTCAGCATTTGTCCTAACTAATTGGACTACCCTAGTGGGCTGGCATCAATAACCTTTATAATGCAAACTTAAGTTCACATCTCAAAGTGTGAATCACATATTAAATGTTTATGCACTCATGCAGTTATGTGTGATCTCAAAATGTGAACTTAACATCAAAACATGTGTTTGCATAGCACCTACCGttcttgtttcaattttataaGGTTGTTGTATTGTAAGTAGtacaagaaaaaaagacaaaCTTGCAGAACCAAATTCCTTGCATCTAAAATCATCATGGCACTCATGTGTTTGCATAGCACCTACCGttcttgtttcaattttataaGGTTGTTGTATTGTAAGTAGtacaagaaaaaaagacaaaCTTGCAGAACCAAATTCCTTGCATCTAAAATCATCATGGCACTCATGTGTTTGCATAGCACCTACCGttcttgtttcaattttataaGGTTGTTGTATTGTAAGTAGtacaagaaaaaaagacaaaCTTGCAGAACCAAATTCCTTGCATCTAAAATCATCATGGCACTGGCCAATTCTGAAATTCAGAATACATCCttacttcttctcctttctGCTAACCTTGCTGCACAATCTAACGACTTCAAAACTGTCCCCTCTCCTAAGCTTCAGAACATCCATTACATTTCCATCTTCAACTTACCTTTAGAACTTCCCAGGTTTTAGGCTCCACAACATTCACTCTTCTATCTTCAGCTAGTTTATTCTATACTCACTCAGCAGAATTCCTCTGTTTAAACATTTGGACAGCAATGAATGAAATGCCTCACTCACCACATTCCCCACAATCCTTGGAAGAGCTTAATCATGATCCTGTTCTGACCCCGGTAAGTGACCAAATATATGGTCTTTCCGGAAATGTTAAACCAAAAGTTTTTTCCTCATATCCTGatcattttttacttattttgctATTTCATAATCCTTAGGGTGTTCACAGTTACAAGTcattttctcattactcttggtttctcattttctattttattggCATTACTACAGTGGGATTCAAAGAAATGGCCTTCATTTTCTAAGGTTTTCATTACCCACAGGGGACCCACTGCCATTAGCACCATCGTAGTACTCTTTGATCTAAACCCTCATTGTTTAAATTAAGCTCAGTAATATGTTTATTTGCCAAGATGATGGACAGTCATGGTTCAGTAAAGATTTTAAGGGAGATTGCTTCCCTATTCTATAATAGCATAAATCAAGAAGACAATTTCAAATGCTTAAACTTAAAGTTATATAAAGCATGCTGGTAATAAATTTAAGCCGCCCAATTCTATTTAAAGTAAGTAAAATTGACAGGCTTAGAACCACCCAACCTTTTGAACACGCCCAGTTATTGCAACCAAGCGACTTTTAATTTGACGGACACGTTCCAAATTGAGCGTACTGATCTTTGAAGTAAGCTTATCTAAAGCTGGATGAGCTTCTTGCTCTAATGTCCTTGCCTGATTTGGATTTAGAGGGAAAAGtgaacataataaataaataaataaacaccagcataaaagaggaaagaaaataatatcagACTAAACAGGTAAAGTACTATACTTCATTTTCTAAGCAACTGCAAGCAGCCTCAAGGCACGCCTCCAAAGCAATAAACTCAAATGGAAGAACTTTCAATCCATCTTGATTCTCAAGACCTGGTCTCCCATCAGCTTTAGCTCCCTCGTCTTGGTCCTGAAACTGTGAAAAGTCTCCAGAAAAATTTTGCGGGCTAACCACCCTTGATTGTGGCTCTCCCAGATCATATAGATTTGTCCAGTCTGTATTAGTAGCATGCATTCCACCCTCCTTTACACCCAattcaacaacaacaaaaacccATAAGCAAAAggtcaattattttttaataacaacaTTTCAATCTTCAAATTCAACATCCACAAAGCTGAAAAGCTAACTAAGATCAAGCCCACTAGGATGATAAAATGTAAAATCAATTTGTAGAGAACAATCAAAGCAATACACTGATGcaagaaaggaaaattctttACCTTGAAGTTGAAGGAGTGCAATACAGACATGTCAGATAACAAACATCccataaaagcaaataaaaataaataaataatcttaaaGCAAGCTTCTCAATCTTGACTTTATATCACTGGCAAAAACAACAGAAACAAACCCCAATCAACCCAAATCTATAGTCCCAATCAcaccccaaaaaagaaaaaaaaatcaaaacccatTACCAAAATTCAGAAAGAACCGAATCAAAGGACAcacaaacaaatatatatacattgaGGTGGAGAGAGTACATGTGACTTAGTGGCGTGGTGGAGACGCAAGAGCCGTCTCTGAAGCTCTTCAACAAAGGGAGTAACAGAGGGATCTTTGGAATTGAGCAAGAGAACCTCTTGGCATGTGATTATGGCCTTTATGTGCTCCAGATTTATCACTATTGCTCGCTCTCGACCCAGCACCGTCGACGGGTACGAGAGAAGAGGGTCGAGGATGCGAAGGTCTCGGGCGGGCAGACCAGTCCGCCGCATGATCGCGTGCTTGCCAGCTTCCACCACCTGGGCTTGGCCGGTGGTGTCCAGGAGGAGCCACGCTCGGACCCCAGTGCCCTTCTTTCGGATTCCGGCAGCACCCCCTACGCCGACTGAGCCGTTGGGTCGAGCCGGATCAGGGTCTTCTTCGGGCGGGGCGAGACCCGACTTGGATGGAATGGAAGGAGGGTTCCTCATCATGCCTCACACCACTCTCACAGTGCTACTGCTCCTTGCCCTTTCTGTTTGGGCGTAGTTGCCCTTTTTCCCtgctctttttctttctcattttagaaaaatactcCGTAACTAAGGTGGTGGTTCTCGCATCTAAAAAGATATATTTGATTAGAAGGGATCCAGAAATCCTTAATTGCAATTCCAACCACCCACTTCTTTTTCCCGATAACTTATTAAAGAttaaatcattataaaattacaaatctaACCTTCACTCTTCATACCTCAAAAATAACTcgttttggacaaaaataccctttccATTTTCTCTCCCTTTCTAACTTTCCCTCACTCTACCTTTCttattctttcttccactttctcgttcttttgtcattttctttggttattCTTCTAGTTTCTCTCTTCTTCATCACATTTATACAAATTCTCTTCAATTTCTTTAACTTAAAGTATTTAAAGTTATGGtttgataaataatatatattcattctctttgttttcatatatttttctttgaatattttttcaGCATTTAATAAGATGTAGtaaatatgtaaataagtttgatataatttaatgataaatatatatttataaaatttatatttttatcgatccatgatattattatcaaatatgataaatcatattatacatatatcaaattctttaataaaacaactttaaaatatctattatacttctaattatatttttataaattttgatcaattttacgcctatcgatatttttttttcaaaatatctaccaatatatctccgatatatttgatatatccataaaatcgaagTATCGACATATCCGTGATTttcgatatttttatccttgtttTCAACCCCTTCCAAGATGTACTCGTGGTACTATGATAACTAGGATGGAATTTCAAAAACAAAGAATGGTCATGCAATTTTTTATGGGCTCAATAAATCCTTTGTTCAAACCCATTCTCAAATCTTAATGATGGAGCTTTTTTCTCCGATTGCTAAAGTTTTTGCACTAGTTGTACAAGAGGAACGATAATGCTCCATTAGTTATGGACTCTATACTCCATTTATTTAGTAGTTGTAAATTATTCAAATTCCACCATTGCAATTTCAACTGCCAATTTGAATTCCAAGCCTAAGAAGGATCAACCTACTTGCTCTCATTGTGGAATTTTGGGTCACATAGTTGATAAGTGTTACAAACTTCATGGATATCCACTTGggtataaattcaaattaatctAAGAATCCTTAAGCTAAAGCTCAAGTAAATCAGGCCAATTCTAGCACCACTGAAGCCTTTGCTACAATTGATTTGCTACTTGCCTCACTGACATCAACTCAGTGTCAACAACTCATTGCTCTTATGAGATCTCAACTATATTGTGACTCTTTTATCACTCCTGAATCGCAGCAGCTTGGACCATCAGTCTCTAGTTTCAGTGTTATATGTTCCCTTTCTTTAGTCTCTTTTACTAATTCCCTTGATTCCTCAACTTGGGTGTTGGACGTAGGTGCTACTCTTCATGTCTATTGCTCTTTATCTTCCTTCATTTCATCAACACTACCAATAAATTCCTTGGTCACTCTTCCTTATAGTCATTCTATGTCAATTAGTCAAttaggctttgataccatattaTGAAAGAGAAGCAGAGCATAAAAGAAGAAGCCCACACCATTCTCATTCATTATAGAAAGCAAAGTGAGTAGAAAGGTCCTACGTCTGGGAGGTTGGAAACAAAGAGTGTTGCAATCAATTTGTAACAAACTCTAGCTCATCCTCTTAtatgaaaatgtaaaaatacaaaaataactATTTAACTAACAGAGATAATTATTACACTAATGAGAAtcttaataatgattttttgcAAAGTAATTCTTATTGTTAAATTTCTATCCTTGAAAGCTTGCTTTAGCACTACGAATTTACTCAAATTGGAAGAACATTTCTTGCTACAAATTTACTTGGAGAAGAgcattttttacttttagttagtttaattattttggtattttgtaTGTATGATCTTTGACTTGGATATGCGAAATGATCGTGGTGTCTTTGGTCTATGGACTAGCTTGGGGTGTCCGTCAGTTTTAATTGATcacaatttaattaatataaatatattttttattttttattttttaaccggTCCATAATTAGTCCAATGAAGATACATGTCCAATTGTAAAAGTTTCACTTTATTTGTACAGCAAGGACTTGCAATCATTGGCGATGATTCTTGTATAGCATATGGCTTTTAAGGTCATTGAACAAATTAAGCGGCAAGTTGAGTAGCAGGATGTTTGTGGTCATGATGAGGTTCTAGTTAGTTAATTAGTGGAAGTTTCCTTGGAGaatcatatattaatttatatccACTTGggtataaattcaaattaatattaggATGATTGTGCATTATGTGATGCACAATCATTTCTCATATACATTCCTTTTCGTTACTTAACTTTAGGCCATGCACAAAAATCAGACAACGTTCATATATATTGCTTCAATCAATATTCTTAGTAAACAAAAGTTACCCTATCTAGGATACAATTTCTCATTCCGAATTTTCAGTTTCATCATCACTCAttattttctcaattcctcaatGATGAACCAGGAGATTTTATGCATTACATTgcttcaaaaatggtaaatAAATTTGGGCACGGAGATATGAATTACAAGGGATAAAAGGCAAGCCACCTGTCGATCATTGCAAGACATTGTTTAGGCCTGAACTCAGGAGCTGTGTGACCTCCTCCCTGCAAAGACAAAAAATATAGACTCAGATTCGGTTAGATTATCCTTAAATATTACTACAAGAAGGACCTAACTAAGAGTTTGTCTGTTTACCTTTACGGTAGCATAGGTTATGTCACTCTCGGTTTTGTTTGCTTGATAGACTACCGAGTATCTACAGCAGAAGCAGAAATAGCAGCATCATTGAGTAGTAATCTTTtgagataaaaatattaaaagcttCAAAATTCTGCAGATTTGGCAACTAACCCTGCAACTTGGCCATCAACAAACCATGGTTCCCAACCATTTAGAACTGATATATTAAGAGATTTTACCCATCTTTCGGTACCCACATAAGGAATAAGCATGTCATGATCACCACTGGAAGGAAAAGCATCCGTTAGTTAATCATCAACTTTAGGCTATTTCGCATGAAAGTAAGGATACAAAAACTTTGATGTGTTTTGGCGCCAGGATTTTGAAGtgatataaagaaagaaaagctacactaatttatttatttagagatGACCTTCAATCTCAGTTGCCATTTGTGATTAATGAATGCCTGGACTCCAAAATTAACATCTATATATATGAGATGCCAAGACAAATATGCCTTTCAATTTATGAATATCACCTGTATATCAAAGCTCGATAGCCAAGGTCAGAGAGATTCCGATGATATGGAACAGTGCTTACAACATTAGAATCATAATCTAATGTCTTATTGCACCTCTTCCAAAATGGTATTGTACCCTGCTTGGTACAATGAAAAATATCCTAGTGAGATAGTGTTGCATTTGATGGCAACCTCAAGAAGAACTTCAAATATTAAGGACATACATTTCGGACATGAAGAGCTTCTTGAACAGCCTCGTCATTTTCCCATATGTAAGAGAGCAAATAATTGTAATTCTGTGAAGTAAACCATAGTCATTCACCCAACTTTGTACACCATAAAGAGGGCACTGCTGACTGTATGTGTGAGTGAAGGATAGATATAGGTCATTACCCGACACCATAATTCGCTGCGTTGAGGAACTGGAAGGCTGATCATGTCTGAGGACACATCTTCTATATGGTTGAGGCtccattttagttttgattcctTTGGTTTTGGGGAATCAAGAGCACACACGGGTTCCAAAATATGTGCACTGTTTAGCTTCTCAGTGCACTACAGATTTAAACATTCATCATTTTCAGGTCCCAAACTAACAATTCCTCATCAAAACCAGAAGGGGTGGTCTCTCTAACCTTTGTAATAACTGCCAGAACCTCCATGCACTCTCCATTGCTTTCATCTGGATCAATAAATTCACCTTTACAGGCATTTTTGGCTGACTGAAAAGGAATAGAAGTACCAAATCAGTTATATAAATGTTACTTAATTCTGGACGATGCTTTATGAGGAAGCTTAGGGGACAAATATTAGaagaagagtggtgaaattacCTCATAGAGTTCATCTGATATAAGTGCTATTCTATGAGCAAATGGAATTCTTGAATTCTCATCATTATGCAAATGTGTTACTGGGTTGCCAAGAATATATCCCTGAATGCCATTCCAATTGTAAAACTATAAAAATCAATCtaaattaaacaattcaaatgCAATAAATTGGACTATATACCATGAGAGTCATCAGTGGCTTAAGTCCCATTTGTATACCTACAACAACAGCATAAATAATAGGGACAGCTTAATGATGAAAAGTTCAACTAGCCATTGAAAAACTTGGTTTCAATTAAGCTCAGAACATAAGGTTATGTACCATTTGCTATCTCCAGAGTGAGAATTGGAACAATGATGCCCGAATAGGAATCGCCTCCAATGTAAAGTGGATTATATAGAAATCTGGGGTGATCGATCAACCACTGcatcaaaacttataaaataagCAGATTTGTTTAAGGCATAAAATGGTTTATTTTCTAAACAGACTCTCCTGCTATTTCTTGGATAGACTCAGTAACTTATCATGCAACTTTTTATAGAATTGAAGCATATAACTTCATTCTTATTTTTGTCTAATTTTTCACACACCTTCCTGATAAATATGTAGTTATCCCTGGCTGATATTGTGTCAGAAGCATAGTAATCATCCGGATTTGTTGCATAAGAGAACCCAGTGCCTACTGGTGCgtctaaaaatattatactgGCAACCTGGAAAAATTAGAGCTGTAAGAGCACAAGATTACTACAAAGCAACTTATTGATAGTGTTTATCATCAAGTTAATGTAGGTAGAGTTTGGTAATACCTTTGTCCATGAGTACGGATTCAGCTCTAAACTTGGGAGGCTCCCATTGAAAGCTGTATAGTTGAATCTTAATGGACCTATACAAAAGACAAATAAATATTACCAACATTTTtcacaaggaaaataaattgtttaCCATGTTATGAGCATacattatttatcaaaatatttcagAAGTTCATTGTATACCATAGGTAGCCCTTTTTTTAGTCCTCGACCAATTCAAGAAATTAAATTCCTAAGGTTAGATATCATATATAACCTCTAGCATTATAAACTACAACTGTTAAATCTTAAAACCAAGAAATGAAGACTATTTAACAGCGGTTttagaaaagtgtttttagtttaaaaagtatttttcaaaaatcataatgTGTTTgacaaaagtgtttttagtttaaaaagtatttttcaaaaatcataacGTGTTTGACAAAgtttaagaaacact contains the following coding sequences:
- the LOC100242950 gene encoding serine carboxypeptidase-like 18; the encoded protein is MAPPAAHEMQQLKNTLRPSKRLCYVWLHVLLLFALFGLSKSQSIVDTLPGFSGELPFKLETGYVSVGELNDVELFYYFIESERDPARDPLILWLTGGPGCSGFSGLVYEIGPLRFNYTAFNGSLPSLELNPYSWTKVASIIFLDAPVGTGFSYATNPDDYYASDTISARDNYIFIRKWLIDHPRFLYNPLYIGGDSYSGIIVPILTLEIANGIQMGLKPLMTLMGYILGNPVTHLHNDENSRIPFAHRIALISDELYESAKNACKGEFIDPDESNGECMEVLAVITKCTEKLNSAHILEPVCALDSPKPKESKLKWSLNHIEDVSSDMISLPVPQRSELWCRNYNYLLSYIWENDEAVQEALHVRNGTIPFWKRCNKTLDYDSNVVSTVPYHRNLSDLGYRALIYSGDHDMLIPYVGTERWVKSLNISVLNGWEPWFVDGQVAGYSVVYQANKTESDITYATVKGGGHTAPEFRPKQCLAMIDRWLAFYPL
- the LOC100258345 gene encoding magnesium transporter MRS2-3, with protein sequence MMRNPPSIPSKSGLAPPEEDPDPARPNGSVGVGGAAGIRKKGTGVRAWLLLDTTGQAQVVEAGKHAIMRRTGLPARDLRILDPLLSYPSTVLGRERAIVINLEHIKAIITCQEVLLLNSKDPSVTPFVEELQRRLLRLHHATKSHEGGMHATNTDWTNLYDLGEPQSRVVSPQNFSGDFSQFQDQDEGAKADGRPGLENQDGLKVLPFEFIALEACLEAACSCLENEARTLEQEAHPALDKLTSKISTLNLERVRQIKSRLVAITGRVQKVRDELEHLLDDDEDMAEMYLTDKMIQQHLENSSVSSIHERDGMDDGVLHADMDDGIPDEISLEANGVSATYEGDLQNIDNPQEHLFGTPHALGRDSHGTHTSTTHSAISKHLDVEELEMLLEAYFVQIDGTLNKLSTLREYVDDTEDYINIMLDDKQNHLLQMGVMLTTATLVVSAFVVVAGIFGMNIHIELFDDKKSGVQEFLWTVGGGATGSIFLYVIAIAWCRHKRLLE